ACGGCCTGAACATCCACTTCGGCCTGATCAAGCCGGCCGAGAACATCACCGTCGGCATGGTCGCCCCCAAGGGCCCCGGCCACCTGGTGCGCCGCCAGTTCGTCGACGGCAAGGGTGTGCCCTGCCTGATCGCCATCCACCAGGACCCCAAGGGTGAGGGCCAGGCGCTGGCGCTGTCGTACGCCTCCGCCATCGGCGGTGGCCGCGCCGGCGTCATCAAGACCACCTTCAAGGAAGAGACCGAGACCGACCTGTTCGGTGAGCAGGCCGTGCTGTGCGGTGGCACCGAAGAGCTCATCAAGACCGGGTTCGAGGTCATGGTCGAGGCCGGTTACGCGCCCGAGATGGCCTACTTCGAGGTGCTGCACGAGCTCAAGCTGATCGTGGACCTGATCTACGAGGGTGGCATCGCCCGGATGAACTACTCGGTCTCCGACACCGCCGAGTTCGGTGGCTACCTGTCGGGCCCGCGGGTCATCGACGCCGACACCAAGAAGCGTATGCAGGACATCCTCAAGGACATCCAGGACGGCACCTTCGTCAAGCGCCTGGTCGCCAACGTCGAGGGCGGCAACAAGGAGCTCGAGGCCCTGCGCAAGGAGAACGCCGAGCACCCGATCGAGGTCACCGGCAAGAAGCTGCGCGACCTGATGAGCTGGGTCGACCGGCCCATCACCGAAACCGCCTAGGTTTTTCTGCGACGTGTGGAGCGTTACCCGTACTCAGTGCGGGTAACGCTCCACAGGTCTTTCTAGGGTGTCGCCTCGTGTCCGGGCCGGCCGTGGGTGCGCCGGCGTTCCTTCATCTCGGCCTCGAAGACGTGCCGCCGGCCGCCCATGAGTTCCTCGCGGACCCGCCTCTCGTGGTCGCGGAACCGGGACCAGTAGGTGTCGTCGAATTCCTCGACGACCTGAAACGTCCAGCGCCCCTGCACGATGTTGCGGCCGACCATGTCCTCTTCGAGCCGGTCGGCGATGGTCTCGTGGCCGGCCTCGCGCAGTCTGTCGCAGGTGTCGCCCAACAGCAGGTCGGCATGGCCCATCAGCTGATGGAACGCATACAGGTGCCCGCGGGCGCGTTCGACGTACTCCAACGCCTCCGACAGTGAGCCGACCGCCTCGACGGTGTCATCGTCGACGCCGTCGGGCCGGGCGTGGATGGCGTCGAGCGTGGGGTACCGCGCGTTGTCACGTTTTCTCACACCATCGCCCATGTGCCGTGGTGTACCCGGGTTGCGGCGATTTCAGACTTGCGGCCGTCAGGCCAGCCGCGATGCGACACCGACCACCCGCCGGGCCAGATGATCGAGTGCATCAGCGGTCGCGTCGTCGAAGGCGGTGATGTTCTCCCGGTTGGCGATCAGCCCCACCCCGTAGGGATTTCCGTCGACGAACTTCACCGGGTCGGTGTATCCGGGCGCAACGATGATCCCACCGAAATGCATCAGCGTCACATACAGATTCAGCAGGGTGGACTCCTGGCCGCCATGCGCGGTCTGGGTCGAGGTGAAACCCGCGTACACCTTGTCGGCCAGCTTGCCCTGCGACCACAACCCGCCCAACGAGTCCAGGAACGCCCGCAGGGGTGCGGCGGGGGAGCCGAATCGGGTGGGGGAGCCGAAGATCACCGCGTCGGCCCACACGATGTCCTCACCGGTCGCGGCCGGCTTACCAACGTGGGCTTCGTAATTCGCGGTCCACGCGGGGTTGTGCGCGAACGACTCCGGGTCGGCGGTCTCGGCGGCATGGCGCAACCGCACCTCGGCGCCGGCGGCCTCGGCGGCGGTGGCCACCCGGGCCGCCATCGAGGTGCCGTGCCCGGTGGCCGAGTAGTAGATGATCGCGAGTTTGGGGTTGGCGGAGGTCACGGCGCCAGCCTAATCAGATCAGGGCGTCAGCTCGGGAAGATCGCGGATACCGAACTCCCGTTTGAGCACCGTGCGGGCCGCGTAGAAGCCGGCCATGCCGTGCACGCCGCCGCCCGGTGGGGCCGCCGAGGAACACAGGTACGCCTTGGGGATCGGGGTGGACCATGGGTTGATCCGCGGTGTCGGCCCGGCGATGGCACTGAGCATGTTGTTGCCGCCCACGCCGATGTCTCCGCCCACCAGGTTGGCGTTGTGCTCCGAGAGCCGGGCGGCCGGCACGCTGCGCACCGCGACCACCACATCGCGGAAGCCGGGCGCGAAGCGTTCGAAGATGCCGGTGACGGTCTCGGCCATGTCCACCGTCGATCCGGCAGGCACATGGGCGTAGGCCCACAACGGCCGCCGGCCCTGCGCGTCGATGCGAGCCGGGTCGGCGATGTGCGGCAGGGCGGCCAGCACCATCGGCCATTCGGGGTGCCGGCCGGCGGCGATCTCGGACTCGGCCAGCGCCATCTGGGATCGGTTGCCGCCGAGATGCAGGGTGGGGGCCAGGTTCAGACGCGAGTCACGCCAGGGGATCTCACCGGACAACACGAAGTCGACCTTGGCCACACCCGGCCCGTAGCGGTAGCGGCGCAAGGCTTTTGCGTAGCGCGGCGGCAGCGCGGCACCATAGATGGACAGCAGTGCGGTCGGTGCGGTGTCGTAGAGCACGACGCCGCCCGGCGGGGCGGTGACCTCTTCGCCGAGCACGAGTTCCCCGCCGTGGATGCGCAGATCGGCGATCAGCGCATCCGGGATGGCCTGTGAGCCGCCGACCGGGATCGGCCAGCCGACCGCATGCGCCAGGGTGGCCAGCATCAGTCCCGCCCCAGAGGCGACCAGGGAGGGCATCTGCGAAATCGTGTGTGCGGCAACGCCGGTGAACAACGCGCGGGCGTCCTCGCCCTTCAGGGTCCCCCACAGGGGGCTGCCCTGCGCCAGCAGTCGGGGCGCCACCTTGAGCGCGGCGGGAATCGACGGCGGGAGGGACCGCTTGTCGCCGAGCAGCAGTCCGACGACGCCGTCGCAGTCGTCCGACAGCGGGCCGAGCAGGCGTCGCCACGAATTGCCGTCGGACAGTTCGGCACAGGTGCGGGCGATGTCGCGGTAGCCGATGGCGGCGGGCCGGTCGGTCAACGGATTCGCATACGAGATGTCGGGTACCGACAGCTGCACCCCGCGCGCGGGTAGGTCGTAGTCGGCGAAGAACGGCGAGGCCAGGGCCAGCGGATGCACCGCCGAGCAGATGTCGTGGGCCACCCCGGGATACTCGGGGTCGGGCAGGGTGCGCGCACCCCCGCCCGCGGTGCTCTCGGCCTCGATGACGCGCACGGACAGACCTGCGCGGGCCAGGATGACGGCTGCGGTCAGGCCGTTGGGCCCGCTTCCGACGACGGTGACGTCCACCACTCCAGTAGACAGCATCGGTCGCAGTGCCCGCTCGTTTCGGTGCTGAATGCACGCGGCCTGTGGTATCGCCGACGTCACACACTAGGCTGTAACCCCGTGAGTCTTCCCGTAGTGCTGATAGCCGACAAGCTTGCCGAGTCGACCGTTGCCGCCCTCGGCGACCAGGTCGAGGTCCGCTGGGTAGACGGCCCCGACCGTCCGAAACTGCTGGCCGCCGTCGCCGATGCCGATGCCCTGTTGGTGCGTTCCGCCACCACGGTGGACGCCGAGGTCATCGCCGCCGCGCCCAAACTCAAGATCGTCGCCCGTGCCGGCGTCGGACTGGACAACGTCGACGTGGACGCCGCCACCGCGCGCGGTGTGCTCGTCGTCAACGCCCCGACCTCCAACATCCACAGCGCCGCCGAGCACGCCGTGGCCCTGCTGCTGTCGGCGGCCCGGCAGGTCCCGGCCGCGGACGCCACGCTGCGCGAGCACACCTGGAAGCGGTCCTCGTTCAACGGCACCGAGATCTTCGGCAAGACCGTCGGCGTGGTCGGGCTGGGCCGCATCGGTCAGCTGGTCGCCGCGCGGCTGGCCGCGTTCGGCACCCACGTGATCGCCTACGACCCCTACGTGTCCACGGCGCGCGCCGCCCAGATCGGCATCGAGCTGGTCGACCTGGACGAGCTGCTGGGCCGCGCGGACTTCATCTCGGTGCACCTGCCCAAGACCAAGGAGACCGCGGGCCTGCTCGGCAAGGAGAACCTCGCCAAGACCAAGCCCGGGGTCATCATCGTCAACGCCGCCCGCGGCGGACTGATCGACGAACAGGCCCTGGCCGACGCGATCAACAGCGGACACGTGCGCGCCGCCGGCCTCGACGTGTTCGCCACCGAGCCGTGCACCGACAGCCCGCTGTTCGATCTGCCGCAGGTCGTGGTCACCCCGCATCTGGGCGCATCGACCGCCGAGGCGCAGGACCGGGCCGGCACCGATGTGGCCGCCAGCGTGAAGCTGGCCCTGGCCGGTGAATTCGTGCCCGACGCCGTCAACGTCGGCGGCGGCGTCGTCGGCGAGGAAGTGGCGCCCTGGCTGGATCTGGTGCGCAAGCTCGGGCTGCTGGTGGGCGCGCTCTCCGATGCCGCCCCGGTGTCGCTGGCGGTTCAGGTCCGCGGCGAGCTGGCCGCCGGCGGTACAGAGGATGTGGGCATTCTCAAGCTCTCGGCGCTGCGTGGCCTGTTCTCCGCGGTCGTCGATGAGCAGGTGACCTTCGTCAACGCGCCCGCCCTGGCCAAGGACCGCGGTGTCACCGCCGAGATCAGCACCGCCAGCGAGAGCCCCAACCACCGCAGCGTGGTGGACGTGCGCGCGGTGCACGCCGACGGCAGCTCCATCAACGTCGCGGGCACCCTGTCGGGTCCGCAGCTGGTGGAGAAGATCGTCCAGATCAACGGTCGCAACCTGGACCTGCGTGCCGAGGGCCACAACCTGATCGTCAACTACACCGACCAGCCGGGCGCGCTCGGCAAGATCGGCACCCTGCTCGGCGGGGCGAACGTCAACATCCTGGCCGCGCAGATGAGCCAGGACGCCAGCGGCGACAGCGCCACCGTGATGCTGCGCCTGGATACCGATGTGCCCGAAGATGTGCGCGCCGCGATCGCTTCGGCGGTCGGCGCCACCACACTGGAAGTGGTCGACCTGACATGACATCACTGAACAAGCTCGCCGTCATCGCCGGTGACGGCATCGGCCCGGAGGTCATCGACCAGGCACTGCGGGTGCTGGACGCGGTGTTGCCCGGGGTGAACCGCACCGAGTACGACCTGGGTGCGCGGCGCTACCACGCGTCCGGGGAACTGCTCACCGAGGAGACCATCGACGAGCTGCGCGGCTACGACGCGATCCTGCTCGGGGCGATCGGCGATCCGTCGGTGCCCAGCGGCGTGCTGGAGCGCGGGCTGCTGCTCAAGCTGCGTTTCGCGCTCGACCATCACGTCAACCTGCGCCCGGGACGGTTGTATCCCGGTGTGGCGAGCCCGCTCTCGGGTGTGACCGGGATCGACTTCGTCGTGGTCCGCGAGGGCACCGAGGGGCCCTACACCGGTAACGGCGGCGCGCTACGGGTCGGCACCCCGCACGAGGTGGCCACCGAGGTGAGCGTGAACACCGCGTTCGGTGTGGAGCGTGTCGTGCGTGACGCCTTCGCCCGGGCACAGTCCCGCCGCAAGCATCTGACGTTGGTGCACAAGACGAATGTGCTGACCTTCGCCGGCAGCCTGTGGTCGCGGGTGGTGGCCGAGGTGGGTGCGGAGTACCCCGACGTCGAGGTCGCCTACCAGCACATCGATGCCGCGACGATCCACATGGTCACCGATCCGGGCCGCTTCGACGTGATCGTCACCGACAACCTGTTCGGCGACATCATCACCGATCTGTCGGCGGCGGTGTGCGGTGGCATCGGTTTGGCCGCCAGCGGCAACATCGATGCGACGCGCACGAATCCGTCGATGTTCGAGCCCGTGCACGGCAGCGCGCCCGATATCGCCGGACAGGGCATCGCCGATCCGACGGCCGCGGTGATGAGCGTGGCGCTGCTGCTCTCGCACGTCGGCGAGGACGCCGCGGCGGCCCGGGTGGACAAGGCCGTGGCCGAGCATCTTGCGACCCGCGGCGAGGCGAAGCTGTCGACCAGCGAGGTCGGCGACCGGATCCTGTCGCTGCTCTGACTGTCGAGGGTGGGTTCGCGACGCTGAGCCGGCAATGCCGGCTGTTCGCGATCGGTTCGATGTTCTTCGCCGTCGCCACCGCGCCGGGATTCGCCGCTGCTGCCGGGGCGGGTGCGACGAACGTGCTGTGCTTCGTGGGCTCGTGGTTCTTCACCACCGCCGCGTGGATGCAACTTCGGCTTTCTGATCGCGGGGGCGGCTGGTGGTCGTCGGCCATCCAGTTCGCCGGCACCATCCTGTTCAATGTCAGCACCGGGGCGTCGGTGTGGACGCACACGATCCACGGTGAACAGCGTTACGTGTGGGTGCCGGACGCGACCGGGTCGCTGGCATTCCTGGTCAGCGGTGTGCTGGCGGTGGCGCTGGTCGGTTGGTGGGCCCCGAAGTCCGTTGACTGGCAGGCGAGCTGGATCAACCTGGCCGGTTGCATCGCGTTCGGGGTATCGGCGGTGGGGGCGTTCGTCCTGAAATCCGGGGTGACCGAGGATCAGTGGCTGGCCAACCTGGGTACCTTCATCGGGGCGCTGTGTTTCCTGACCGCGGCCATGCTGGTGCTGCCACGGCGATGAGTCCGTCGGCACCGGCCGGTCTACCCGTCATGGGACTCATCGACATCGAGCTGTTCGCGACACTGGACCTGGTAGGGCAGGCGCCGGGCGGGCCGGAGGAGGATCCCATCGGATTCCCGTTCGGCGGCTGGCAGGCGCCGCTGATGAACGAGGTCGCCGGAGCGCAGGTGGCGGCGGCCTACGAGGGCACCGATGCGCTGCTGCTCGGCCGGCGCACCTACGACATCTTCGCGGCGTACTGGCCGCACCAGGATGACGAATTCGGCGCGCTGTTCAACCGCATCCCGAAGTATGTGGCCTCCCGCGGCAAACCCGATCTGTCCTGGGCGGGGTCCACTCTGCTCGGGAACGATCTGGTCGCGGCGGTACGCGAGATCCGGGATCGGCACGCGCAGGTGAAGGTCGTCGGGAGCCTGAATCTGGTGCAGACCCTGTTGCGGGAGAAGCTCTTCGACCGCATCGACCTGTGGCTGCATCCGATCATGCTCGGCGTCGGCAAGAAGGTGTTCGCCGACGGTGTGGTGCCCACCAACGTCGCGCTGCTGCAGCCGCCGGTATCCGGTCCGGCGGGCACGGTCTACCTGCGCTACGGGCTGGCCGACGGCGTCCCGGAGACCGGCGTTATGGCTGAGGTGCCCTGAAATCAGTTCCGGTAAAGGCTAGTTCGATTCCTCGGCCGGCGACGGGTCGGCGGGCACCAGGGGGATGGCGGCCAGCGGGAACAGTGCGCACACGGCGAAGGCGACCGGGAAACCGGCGGCGGCGATCAGCGTGCCGAACAGCGGTGCACCGACGGCGGTGGCCAGATGCTGGCTGGTGTTCTGCGTGCCCAGCGCGCGCCCGCTCCAGAACGGTCCGGCGATCTCCGCGATCGCGGTGAACGCCAAACCGTTGTCGGACACCGTGACAACCGAGGCGACGATCATCAGCGCGACGGCGATCGGGGAATCCAACGCATCGGTCACCGCCAGCAACGCCATCGTCACCGCGGCGGCCGCCGCGATGGAACGGATGGGCCGCAGCCGGGATCCGACCACGTCCGACCACCGCCCCGCCGCGATCCGCCCGCCGGCGCCGAGGACCTGTGCGACGGTGACCAGGGTGCCTGCCGATGCCGCCGACCATCCGCGTTCGGTCATCAACCAGACCAGGGTGAAGGTCCAGATGAACCCCTGCGGGACCACCAGCAGCACCGAGACGGCATGGATGCGCCACAGCATCGACGAACCGCGGTAGGGGTTGGCCAGGTGTTGCGGCGGTGCGTCGGCGCGGTGCGGCCGCGGCGGATCCAGCACACCGATCGCGCAGATGACCGCGGACAGCACGCACACCGCCGCCGGGAACACCAGCGCGGTGGCCACCCCGTGGCTCTCGGCGAGCCGGGGGATGACCAAGGCGCCCAGTCCGACTCCCAACGGGGTGGCGGTCTGGCGGATTCCCATGGCGAGGCCGCGCTGTTCCGGCGGGAACCAGCCGACGACCACCCGCCCGCTGGCGGAGTTGCTGCTGGCCGCGGCCATCCCGCCGAGGAGCAGGAACGCGCCGACCGCGAACAGTGAGTCCACCGAGGCCGCGCCGAAGGCGAATGCGGCGGTCAGCGCCGAGCCGACGGTCAGCACGATCCGTTCGCCGACCCGGTCGACCAGCCAGCCCCAGGCGATCAGGGTCAGTACCAGCCCGAAACTCGGCATGGCCGCGAGCAGTCCGGCCGCGGCGAGGTCCACGCCGTGCTCGCTGCGCAGTGTCGGGATGAGAAAGGCGGCGCCGTTGATGAACACGTTGGCGCATGTCGTGGCTGTGAGTGCGATCACCAGCATCGACCACCGCCGCGCGGTGCCGATGGATGCCGTTCCCATGACGGCCATCGTGCCACGGGAATCTCAAGATATTGAACTCACATCTCAATATATGGAAGAGGTGGGAGGTATTGCGGGATGGACCGACGCCGCGCGCCGAACTGTGGCGGGGCGTCATTAGGCTGGACGAATGCGCCTCGGTCGAATCGCCAGTCCTGACGGGGTCGCCTTCGTAGTCATCGAAGGCGACTCGAACTCCGATGCGGTGTGCCGCGAGATTGCCGAACAGTATCTGTCGCGCAATCCCACGTTCACCGGCCGCAGTTGGCCGCTGGCCGACGTGCGGCTGCTGGCGCCGATCCTGGCCAGCAAGGTGATCTGCATGGGCAAGAACTACGCCGCGCACGCCCACGAGATGGGTGGCGAGCCGCCGGAGGATCCGGTGATCTTCCTCAAGCCCAACACCGCCATCATCGGGCCCAACGTCCCGATCCAGTTGCCGGCCGACGCCAACCCCGTGCATCACGAGGGCGAGCTGGTGATCGTCATCGAGCGGCCCTGCAAGGACGTGCCCGCCGCGAAGGCGGCCGACTACATCCTCGGCTACACGATCGCCAATGACGTGTCCGCGCGCGATCAGCAGCGCAAGGACGGCCAGTGGATGCGGGCCAAGGGGCACGACACCTTCTGCCCGGTCGGGCCCTGGATCGAGACCGCCGTGGATCCGTCCGATCTGGACCTGCGTACCGAGGTCATGCGCCAGGGCGAGGATTCGAAGCCCGTGGTGGAGGTTCGTCAGCAGTCCAACACCTCGCTGTTGCTGCACGATGTGGGCGCCATCGTCGAATGGGTGTCGGCGGTCATGACGCTGCTGCCCGGCGATCTCATCCTCACCGGAACCCCGGAGGGCGTCGGCCCGATCGAGGACGGCGACACCGTCAACATCACCATCGAGGGGATCGGCACCCTCTCCAATCCCGTTGTGCGCAAGCAGAAATAAAGGACCAAGGGAAGACAAATGACATCCGCCACTGATGCTGTCCGGGTACGGTTCTGCCCTTCTCCGACGGGCACCCCGCACGTCGGGTTGGTGCGTACCGCGTTGTTCAACTGGGCCTACGCCCGGCACACCGGCGGCACCTTCGTGTTCCGCATCGAGGACACCGACGCCGCCCGCGACACCCAGGAGAGCTACGACGCCATCCTGGACGCGCTGCGCTGGCTCGGGCTGGACTGGGATGAGGGGCCCGAGGTCGGCGGCCCGCATGAGCCGTACCGGCAGTCGCAGCGCTCCGATCTGTATCGGGACGTGATCGGCAAGCTGCTCGCCGCGGGGGAGGTCTACGAGGCCTACTCCACACCCGAAGAGGTCGAGGCCCGCCACCTCGCCGCCGGCCGCAATCCCAAACTGGGCTATGACAACTACGACCGTGATCTCACCGACGAGCAGCGGGCGGCGTTCGCGGCCGAGGGCCGCAGGCCCGTGCTCCGGTTGCGGATGCCCGACCAGGACCTCACCTGGACCGATCTCGTGCGCGGCGAGACCACCTTCGCCGCCGGGGTGGTGCCCGATTTCGCGATCACCCGCGCCAACGGAGATCCGCTCTACACCTTGGTCAATCCCGTCGACGACGCGTTGATGAAGATCACACATGTGCTGCGCGGTGAGGACCTGCTGCCGTCCACCCCGCGGCAGATCGCCCTGTACCAGGCGCTGATCCGCATCGGAGTCGCCGACCGCATCCCCGAATTCGCGCACCTGCCAAGCGTTCTGGGCGAGGGCAACAAGAAGCTGTCCAAGCGCGACCCGCAGTCGAACCTGTTCCTGCACCGTGACCGGGGTTTCATCCCGGAGGGGCTGCTCAACTACCTGGCGCTGCTGGGCTGGGGGATCGCCGACGATCACGATCTGTTCAGCCTCGACGAGATGGTGGCGGCGTTCGACGTCGTGAACGTCAACTCCAACCCGGCCCGCTTCGACCAGAAGAAGGCCGACGCGATCAACGCCGAGCACATCCGGCTGTTGACCCCGGAGGACTTCACCGCCCGGCTGCGGGCCTATCTGGACGCCCACGGGCACGACACCGGCCTGGACGAGGCCGCCTTCGCCGAAGCCGCGGCGCTGGTGCAGACCCGCATCGTGGTGCTCGGCGATGCGTGGGATCTGTTGAAGTTCTTCGACGATGGCTCCTACGTCCTCGATGAGAAGGCGGCGGCCAAGGAACTCAAGCCCGAGGCGGCGCCGGTGCTGGACGCCGCGCTGACGGCTCTGGAGGCCGCGCCGCAGTGGTCCACCGCGGCGATCGAGGAAGCGCTCAAGGCGGCGCTGCTGGACGGGCTGGAGCTCAAACCCCGTAAGGCCTTCGGCCCGATCCGGGTCGCGGTCACCGGGTCGACGGTCAGCCCGCCGCTGTTCGAGTCCCTGGAACTGCTCGGTCGGGAGCGCAGTTTGGCCCGGTTGCGCGCCGCAAGGGCAGGGGTGTGAAAAGTGGTCCGAAATCTTTGGTAGTCTGCTCGTCGGCCCGGAAAGCACAGCGGAGAGTCAGACCGCCGCGCTGAAAGAGCCGAAACGATGCCTTGAGCTGCAGCGATAGGCATCAAATGGGGTATGGTGTAATTGGCAACACAGCGGTTTCTGGTACCGCCATTCTAGGTTCGAGTCCTGGTACCCCAGCTGTCCGGCCCGGAACAGCGGATTAGGTGAGAACGACTGCCTGAGCTATGCTTTCCGACCGGAAGATGTTCTAGCCCCCGTCGTCTAGCGGCCTAGGACGCCGCCCTCTCACGGCGGTAGCGTGGGTTCGAATCCCATCGGGGGTACGCGATAGAGGCCCAGGAGAAATCCTGGGCCTCTTCTTCGTTTTCGGGTGTATTCGGTCGCCCGAGAGGGAGTCCGGCCGTGATTCAGGCCACGTACCGATCCCCGGCGGCGGAGCTAGAGGCGGCGGGTCAGTGCCTCGGACGCCGCGAGCAGATCGGCGGCCCAACGGGCGCCCGGCCGGCGACCCATCCGGTCGATCGGACCCGACACCGACACCGCCGCGATCACCGCGCCACGTCCGTCGCGCACCGGGGCCGACACGCTGGCGACGCCGGACTCCCGCTCTGCCGCGCTCTGGGCCCAGCCCCGGCGGCGAACCTCGGCGAGGGTGCGTTCGGTGAACTTGGCGCCCGCGAGCACCGCCTGCTGGGTGGCGGGATCGCTGTAGGCCAGTAGCACTTTGGCCCCCGAGCCGGCGGTCATCGGAAGCCGGGTGCCGATCGGGACGGTGTCGCGCAGGCCGGCCGGCGGCTCCAGGGAGGCGACGCAGACCCGCGAGCTGCCCTCCCGGCGATACAGCTGCACGCTCTCGCCGGTGAGTTCGCGCAGTCGGGGCAGGACGATGGCGCCGGCGGCCAGCAGTGCATCGTTGACCTGCCCGGCCAGTTCGGTCAGGGCCGGGCCCAGCCGCCATCGTCCTTCGTTGTCGCGGGCGAGCAGTCGGTGCACTTCCAGGCCCGCCGCCAGCCGGTGCGCGGTGGCGCGCGGCAGCCCCGTGCGTTCGCACAGTTCGGCCAGACCGCAGGGTGACTCGGCCACCGTGTGCAGGACGCCCACCGCTTTGTCGAGGACGCCGATACCGCTATCCTGTCTCACAGGGAGATACTAGCGTCCCGCATCGTGAGATGACCAGCCCGTCACGGCAGGACGCCCGAGTTGAATCGAGATACCCATGGAGCAGAACAAGCCCCGGACTCTGGCCGAGAAGGTGTGGGACGACCACGTCGTGTCCCGCGGCGCCGGAGAAGGTGCCGCCAAGGAACCCGACCTGATCTACATCGATCTGCACCTCGTGCACGAGGTCACCAGCCCGCAGGCGTTCGACGGTCTGCGGTTGGCCGGGCGTCCCGTCCGCCGGCCCGATCTGACCATCGCGACCGAGGACCACAACGTGCCCACGATCGACATCGACAAGCCGATCGCCGATCCGGTCTCGCGCACCCAGGTGGAAACTCTGCGCCGCAACTGCGCGGAGTTCGGCATCCGGTTGCATCCGATGGGCGACGCCGAACAAGGCATCGTGCACATCATCGGCCCCCAGCTGGGTCTGACCCAGCCGGGAATGACGGTGGTGTGCGGTGACAGCCACACCTCCACCCACGGCGCGTTCGGCGCGATCGCCATGGGTATCGGCACATCTGAGGTCGAGCACGTGATGGCCACCCAGACCCTGCCGCTCAAACCGTTCAAGACCATGGCGGTCAACGTCGACGGGGACCTGCCCGCCGGGGTGAGCGCCAAGGACATCATCCTGGCTGTGATCGCCAAGATCGGGACCGGTGGCGGTCAGGGCCACGTCATCGAATACCGGGGCAGTGCCATCGAATCGTTGTCGATGGAGGGCCGGATGACGATCTGCAACATGAGCATCGAAGCGGGCGCCCGAGCCGGCATGGTGGCACCGGATGC
This region of Mycolicibacterium diernhoferi genomic DNA includes:
- a CDS encoding 3-isopropylmalate dehydrogenase, which translates into the protein MTSLNKLAVIAGDGIGPEVIDQALRVLDAVLPGVNRTEYDLGARRYHASGELLTEETIDELRGYDAILLGAIGDPSVPSGVLERGLLLKLRFALDHHVNLRPGRLYPGVASPLSGVTGIDFVVVREGTEGPYTGNGGALRVGTPHEVATEVSVNTAFGVERVVRDAFARAQSRRKHLTLVHKTNVLTFAGSLWSRVVAEVGAEYPDVEVAYQHIDAATIHMVTDPGRFDVIVTDNLFGDIITDLSAAVCGGIGLAASGNIDATRTNPSMFEPVHGSAPDIAGQGIADPTAAVMSVALLLSHVGEDAAAARVDKAVAEHLATRGEAKLSTSEVGDRILSLL
- the ilvC gene encoding ketol-acid reductoisomerase, whose product is MAIELFYDADADLSIIQGRKVAVIGYGSQGHAHSLSLRDSGVQVKVGLKEGSKSRVKVEEQGLEVGTPAEVAKWADVIMVLAPDTAQAEIFTNDIEPNLEDGNALFFGHGLNIHFGLIKPAENITVGMVAPKGPGHLVRRQFVDGKGVPCLIAIHQDPKGEGQALALSYASAIGGGRAGVIKTTFKEETETDLFGEQAVLCGGTEELIKTGFEVMVEAGYAPEMAYFEVLHELKLIVDLIYEGGIARMNYSVSDTAEFGGYLSGPRVIDADTKKRMQDILKDIQDGTFVKRLVANVEGGNKELEALRKENAEHPIEVTGKKLRDLMSWVDRPITETA
- a CDS encoding dihydrofolate reductase family protein, producing MGLIDIELFATLDLVGQAPGGPEEDPIGFPFGGWQAPLMNEVAGAQVAAAYEGTDALLLGRRTYDIFAAYWPHQDDEFGALFNRIPKYVASRGKPDLSWAGSTLLGNDLVAAVREIRDRHAQVKVVGSLNLVQTLLREKLFDRIDLWLHPIMLGVGKKVFADGVVPTNVALLQPPVSGPAGTVYLRYGLADGVPETGVMAEVP
- a CDS encoding phytoene desaturase family protein, translated to MRPMLSTGVVDVTVVGSGPNGLTAAVILARAGLSVRVIEAESTAGGGARTLPDPEYPGVAHDICSAVHPLALASPFFADYDLPARGVQLSVPDISYANPLTDRPAAIGYRDIARTCAELSDGNSWRRLLGPLSDDCDGVVGLLLGDKRSLPPSIPAALKVAPRLLAQGSPLWGTLKGEDARALFTGVAAHTISQMPSLVASGAGLMLATLAHAVGWPIPVGGSQAIPDALIADLRIHGGELVLGEEVTAPPGGVVLYDTAPTALLSIYGAALPPRYAKALRRYRYGPGVAKVDFVLSGEIPWRDSRLNLAPTLHLGGNRSQMALAESEIAAGRHPEWPMVLAALPHIADPARIDAQGRRPLWAYAHVPAGSTVDMAETVTGIFERFAPGFRDVVVAVRSVPAARLSEHNANLVGGDIGVGGNNMLSAIAGPTPRINPWSTPIPKAYLCSSAAPPGGGVHGMAGFYAARTVLKREFGIRDLPELTP
- the wrbA gene encoding NAD(P)H:quinone oxidoreductase, giving the protein MTSANPKLAIIYYSATGHGTSMAARVATAAEAAGAEVRLRHAAETADPESFAHNPAWTANYEAHVGKPAATGEDIVWADAVIFGSPTRFGSPAAPLRAFLDSLGGLWSQGKLADKVYAGFTSTQTAHGGQESTLLNLYVTLMHFGGIIVAPGYTDPVKFVDGNPYGVGLIANRENITAFDDATADALDHLARRVVGVASRLA
- the serA gene encoding phosphoglycerate dehydrogenase produces the protein MSLPVVLIADKLAESTVAALGDQVEVRWVDGPDRPKLLAAVADADALLVRSATTVDAEVIAAAPKLKIVARAGVGLDNVDVDAATARGVLVVNAPTSNIHSAAEHAVALLLSAARQVPAADATLREHTWKRSSFNGTEIFGKTVGVVGLGRIGQLVAARLAAFGTHVIAYDPYVSTARAAQIGIELVDLDELLGRADFISVHLPKTKETAGLLGKENLAKTKPGVIIVNAARGGLIDEQALADAINSGHVRAAGLDVFATEPCTDSPLFDLPQVVVTPHLGASTAEAQDRAGTDVAASVKLALAGEFVPDAVNVGGGVVGEEVAPWLDLVRKLGLLVGALSDAAPVSLAVQVRGELAAGGTEDVGILKLSALRGLFSAVVDEQVTFVNAPALAKDRGVTAEISTASESPNHRSVVDVRAVHADGSSINVAGTLSGPQLVEKIVQINGRNLDLRAEGHNLIVNYTDQPGALGKIGTLLGGANVNILAAQMSQDASGDSATVMLRLDTDVPEDVRAAIASAVGATTLEVVDLT
- a CDS encoding fumarylacetoacetate hydrolase family protein, whose protein sequence is MRLGRIASPDGVAFVVIEGDSNSDAVCREIAEQYLSRNPTFTGRSWPLADVRLLAPILASKVICMGKNYAAHAHEMGGEPPEDPVIFLKPNTAIIGPNVPIQLPADANPVHHEGELVIVIERPCKDVPAAKAADYILGYTIANDVSARDQQRKDGQWMRAKGHDTFCPVGPWIETAVDPSDLDLRTEVMRQGEDSKPVVEVRQQSNTSLLLHDVGAIVEWVSAVMTLLPGDLILTGTPEGVGPIEDGDTVNITIEGIGTLSNPVVRKQK
- a CDS encoding MFS transporter, which encodes MGTASIGTARRWSMLVIALTATTCANVFINGAAFLIPTLRSEHGVDLAAAGLLAAMPSFGLVLTLIAWGWLVDRVGERIVLTVGSALTAAFAFGAASVDSLFAVGAFLLLGGMAAASSNSASGRVVVGWFPPEQRGLAMGIRQTATPLGVGLGALVIPRLAESHGVATALVFPAAVCVLSAVICAIGVLDPPRPHRADAPPQHLANPYRGSSMLWRIHAVSVLLVVPQGFIWTFTLVWLMTERGWSAASAGTLVTVAQVLGAGGRIAAGRWSDVVGSRLRPIRSIAAAAAVTMALLAVTDALDSPIAVALMIVASVVTVSDNGLAFTAIAEIAGPFWSGRALGTQNTSQHLATAVGAPLFGTLIAAAGFPVAFAVCALFPLAAIPLVPADPSPAEESN